CAGCGGACAAATGATAAGCTATTCGGCATTTAAACCTTAATATCAATAATGGCGTAATCCTTGTAGTGCGTTTAGCGAAGCCATGCCGCAGGCTTTGCATCTTGCTCGCTACTAATACCCAATTTAAATGCATGACAGCTTAAATCACTCCAAATTCGCCAAATTCATTTTACTAGAGCCATTTTTAAACTCATTCTGATAGGCATTTATTTTCTCGACAAATTCTTCGGTCAACCGCATAAACGCTTTTGCCCCTGAAGAATTGGGAGAAGCGATAACCGCCGGCATAAAACTATCAACAGCCTTAGCCACATTCACATCCATCGGAATGCGATTCTTAAACAATTGCGTCGGAACAAAATCTTCGGTTACCCGATTCATCACCTGCTTGTAATATCGACCCAGCAATCCTCCGGATAAAATAAAGACAATGCCTAATAACTGTAGGTCGAGAGACGTGCCAGACTTATGGCTCTCCTTCAATTTGGCAATCCGCCGTTCTAAGAGTTGAATTCCCACAACCGATAACGGTTCAGGGCGAGCCGGAAGTAAATAAAAATCACTGGCAACAATACCGCTACGGGTTAACAGATTATAGCCAGGAGCGCAATCTAAGATAATAAAATCATAGTTATCTATCACAGGTTCTAAAATACTTTTAATCAACAGCCGCTCAAACCGATTCCACACCTGATTAAAATTGGGAGTCTCTTCGCGACTGGCTTCTTGATGCAGCATCTCGGAGACTAAATACTCATCATACAGATCAATATCTCCGGGCAATAAATCCAGACCTTTTACCGAACAAACGTAAGATTTAATAACATCCTGAATCGTCAGTTTGGCGTGGCGATTGGGACGAATTGCCTTATCAATTAACTGATTCAGCGTGCGTCTCGCTTTTCTGGCTTTAGCAAAATCTTGAGGGGCGATTAAGCTGAGTGTAGCGCTGATTTGGGTATCTAAATCAACCACTAAAACCCGTTTTTGATGCTGTTTCGCCAAGCAAGTTGCCAAGTTGACGGTTAGCGTCGTCTTTCCAACGCCGCCTTTCATGTTAACTGTGGCAATGACAAATCCCATGATAAAATCCTCTTGGAGAAACGTTACCCAGTTAGGTATCAGCCAGCCTAGATTATCAACGCCGTATTGCGTCTGAAATTTCCCTAGCTTTAGGCAACAGTCTACTATGGTAAGCGATTTTACCCATCAAGTGAATAAGTTTCTGTAGGGGCGGGTTTCACAATTATCATTTCTTTCCCCACCCATAAGTAACTAAACCCGCCCCGCCCCTAGGGTAAAATTGTCACATGGTATGTCTTTACTCCCTGTTTTCACCAGAAGGGCGGGTTTAGTCAAGTTATGGGTTTGTACCAAAATGTTATCGGTAAAACCCGCCCCTACAACCCTGCGTCTCTATCCCTTACAGTTATCACCATCTCCACCATCTCTCCCAGCTTCCCGACTCACTGACGCAGGCTAAGCACTGACGCAGGTTAAGCAATTCGCTGGAGAAATTCTTTGGTTAACTCGGTAAACGCTTTAGCACCCGTGGAAGCGGGTTCAGTGAGAACCACGGGTTGAAACTCATCAACGGCTTTAGCGATGGCGACATTGGTGGGGATTTCGGTGATAAAGACTTTATCGTCACCAAAATCAGAACGGACTCGCTTCTTGACTTTTGCCGCCATCGTCGTTGCATGACCCAGGGAAGAAAAGACAATACCCAGTAAATTGAGTGTAGCGCGATCGCTCTGCTTGAGTCTCCGGATACGACCTTCCAAAATCCCCATCCCCACAACCGATAGGGGTTCAGGCTTGGCGGGAATCAGATAAAAGTCACTGGCAATCATACCACTGCGCGTCAGCAAATTATCTCCTGGCGGAAAATCCAGCAAAATCCAGTCATAATTGGGGACAATCGGTTTAATTATCCGCTTCACTAACACATTTTCCAGATGATTCCAGCCTTTTTCAAAGTCTTGCTGATGGCTATTGGCTTGTCTATAAATCTGGGTTGCTAATAAGAAATCGTTGTACAGTTCAATATTTCCGGGAATCAAGTCCAATCCATTCACCTGACAAATGTTGGGGACAATCACATCCTCAACAGTAGGGGCAGATAACGAATTAGATTGAAGGGCTTGATTGACTAATTGTTGTAGCGTGCGCTTTTGTTTACGGCATTTCGTAAACTGTACCGGAGGGATAAGGCTGAGAGTCGCAT
The DNA window shown above is from Coleofasciculus chthonoplastes PCC 7420 and carries:
- a CDS encoding ParA family protein, translated to MGFVIATVNMKGGVGKTTLTVNLATCLAKQHQKRVLVVDLDTQISATLSLIAPQDFAKARKARRTLNQLIDKAIRPNRHAKLTIQDVIKSYVCSVKGLDLLPGDIDLYDEYLVSEMLHQEASREETPNFNQVWNRFERLLIKSILEPVIDNYDFIILDCAPGYNLLTRSGIVASDFYLLPARPEPLSVVGIQLLERRIAKLKESHKSGTSLDLQLLGIVFILSGGLLGRYYKQVMNRVTEDFVPTQLFKNRIPMDVNVAKAVDSFMPAVIASPNSSGAKAFMRLTEEFVEKINAYQNEFKNGSSKMNLANLE
- a CDS encoding ParA family protein → MGHVISIVNMKGGVGKTTLTVNLGTSLAKEHGMRVLIVDLDTQINATLSLIPPVQFTKCRKQKRTLQQLVNQALQSNSLSAPTVEDVIVPNICQVNGLDLIPGNIELYNDFLLATQIYRQANSHQQDFEKGWNHLENVLVKRIIKPIVPNYDWILLDFPPGDNLLTRSGMIASDFYLIPAKPEPLSVVGMGILEGRIRRLKQSDRATLNLLGIVFSSLGHATTMAAKVKKRVRSDFGDDKVFITEIPTNVAIAKAVDEFQPVVLTEPASTGAKAFTELTKEFLQRIA